A part of Saccharomonospora amisosensis genomic DNA contains:
- a CDS encoding leucyl aminopeptidase, which translates to MARSPLPSIPTHLTDVEVVGAARRGVALAVVVPSGAETEYTEVMNRLRATGKAAEVSPLAGPEGPRWLVGVGEGTARDYRAAGAAFARAATADAGQGGDAAGRRGPVTVQVELPPQAGPDLYGQFATGVLLGGYRYRVSMDNGATGVRKVRLVAPTADATQPYTEAVSRACELARATALARDLANTPSNVKNPAWLANTAQRLTADLPGLTVTVRDERWLAERGFGGMLAVGGGSASPPRLIEAVYRPRGATAHLLFVGKGITFDTGGISVKPAEGMQVMRTDMSGGGAVLAAMRAIATLRLRVRVTALVPAAENLISGSAYRPGDVVRHYGGRTTEVTNTDAEGRMVLADALAYGTSRFSPDLVVDVATLTGAMKIALGLRTGGLFASDDDLALRLRAAGERVGEAWWRMPLPDDHASDVRSDIADVRQVPPGPGGIVAALFLREFAGGLPWAHLDIAGPARSDKNYDEVVPGGTGFATRTLVELAASYA; encoded by the coding sequence ATGGCGCGCTCCCCGCTGCCCTCCATCCCCACCCACCTGACCGATGTGGAGGTGGTAGGTGCCGCCCGCCGTGGGGTCGCTCTCGCGGTAGTGGTCCCTTCCGGGGCCGAAACCGAGTACACCGAGGTTATGAACCGCCTGCGGGCCACGGGCAAGGCAGCGGAGGTCAGCCCGCTAGCCGGCCCCGAAGGGCCGCGGTGGCTCGTCGGGGTCGGCGAAGGGACCGCCAGGGACTACCGCGCGGCAGGCGCCGCGTTCGCCCGCGCGGCGACGGCCGACGCGGGCCAGGGCGGCGACGCGGCAGGCAGGCGAGGCCCGGTCACGGTGCAGGTCGAGCTGCCGCCGCAGGCGGGCCCCGACCTCTACGGCCAGTTCGCCACCGGTGTGCTGCTCGGGGGCTACCGGTACCGGGTGAGCATGGACAACGGCGCTACGGGTGTGCGCAAGGTACGGCTGGTGGCGCCAACGGCTGACGCCACGCAGCCGTATACGGAGGCGGTGAGCAGGGCGTGCGAGCTGGCGCGGGCGACCGCGCTCGCTCGCGACCTCGCCAACACCCCTTCCAACGTCAAGAACCCGGCCTGGCTCGCCAACACGGCCCAGCGGCTCACCGCCGACCTGCCCGGACTCACGGTCACCGTGCGTGACGAGCGGTGGCTGGCCGAGCGTGGATTCGGCGGGATGCTCGCAGTCGGCGGCGGTTCCGCGAGTCCACCGCGGTTGATCGAGGCGGTGTACCGGCCTCGCGGGGCCACGGCACATCTGCTGTTCGTCGGCAAGGGCATCACCTTCGACACCGGCGGGATCTCGGTGAAGCCCGCGGAAGGCATGCAGGTGATGCGCACCGACATGTCCGGCGGCGGCGCCGTGCTGGCGGCGATGCGTGCCATCGCGACGCTGCGGCTCCGGGTGCGCGTTACCGCGCTGGTTCCCGCAGCCGAGAACCTCATTTCCGGCTCGGCGTACCGGCCAGGTGACGTCGTGCGGCACTACGGCGGGCGCACCACCGAGGTGACCAACACCGACGCGGAGGGCAGGATGGTGCTCGCCGACGCGCTCGCCTACGGCACCTCGCGCTTCTCCCCGGACCTCGTCGTGGACGTCGCCACGTTGACCGGCGCGATGAAGATCGCGCTCGGTCTGCGAACCGGAGGACTGTTCGCCAGCGACGACGACCTGGCACTGCGGCTGCGGGCCGCGGGCGAGCGGGTAGGGGAGGCGTGGTGGCGGATGCCGCTTCCCGACGACCACGCCAGTGACGTGCGAAGCGACATCGCCGACGTGCGGCAGGTTCCGCCCGGTCCCGGCGGCATCGTGGCAGCGCTGTTCCTGCGGGAGTTCGCGGGTGGGCTGCCGTGGGCGCACCTGGACATCGCGGGCCCCGCGCGCTCGGACAAGAACTACGACGAGGTGGTGCCCGGCGGCACCGGATTCGCCACGCGCACCCTCGTCGAACTCGCTGCCTCCTACGCCTGA
- a CDS encoding DUF3117 domain-containing protein, with translation MAAMKPRTGDGPLEVTKEGRGLVMRVPLEGGGRLVVELSAEEAKDLGAALQEATS, from the coding sequence ATGGCGGCCATGAAGCCCCGGACCGGAGATGGTCCCCTCGAGGTGACTAAGGAGGGGCGGGGCCTCGTGATGCGCGTACCACTCGAGGGTGGTGGGCGACTCGTCGTCGAGCTGTCGGCCGAGGAGGCCAAGGATCTCGGTGCGGCCCTTCAGGAGGCCACCAGCTGA
- a CDS encoding enoyl-CoA hydratase-related protein: protein MTTEDVLRREDADGVRTLTLNRPKAYNSLTVELKESLLRELRQAASDDEVRALVLTGAGKAFCAGQDLKEHIGKLRAGDDSPLRTVSQHYNPIIKTIVDMPKPVIAAVNGPAAGAGAALAYAADVRIAASSANFMMAFAKVGLGPDSGASWTLQRLIGYGRALELMLLARTVESEEALRIGLVGEVVADENLAARAHELAAGLAAGPTAAYSSIKSTMATAARSTLDEALAEEDAGQARLGATADHAEAVAAFVDKRPPNFRGR, encoded by the coding sequence GTGACCACAGAGGACGTGCTACGGCGCGAGGACGCCGACGGGGTGCGCACCCTGACGCTCAACCGGCCGAAGGCGTACAACTCACTCACCGTGGAACTGAAGGAGTCGCTGCTGCGGGAGCTGCGGCAGGCGGCGAGCGATGACGAGGTCAGGGCACTGGTGCTCACCGGAGCAGGCAAGGCGTTCTGCGCGGGGCAGGACCTCAAGGAGCACATCGGCAAGCTGCGCGCCGGTGACGACTCGCCGCTGCGGACGGTGTCGCAGCACTACAACCCGATCATCAAAACGATCGTGGACATGCCCAAGCCGGTGATCGCCGCCGTCAACGGGCCCGCCGCCGGGGCCGGTGCCGCACTCGCCTACGCCGCCGACGTGCGCATAGCGGCGAGCTCGGCGAACTTCATGATGGCCTTCGCCAAAGTTGGCCTCGGACCGGACTCGGGTGCGTCGTGGACGCTGCAACGACTCATCGGGTACGGCCGCGCGCTTGAGCTCATGCTGCTGGCCCGCACCGTCGAAAGCGAGGAAGCGCTGCGCATCGGGCTGGTCGGCGAGGTGGTGGCCGACGAGAACCTCGCCGCGCGGGCGCACGAGTTGGCCGCCGGGCTGGCGGCCGGTCCGACGGCGGCCTACTCCTCGATCAAGTCCACGATGGCGACGGCGGCGCGCAGCACGCTCGACGAGGCACTGGCCGAGGAGGACGCGGGCCAGGCCAGGCTGGGCGCCACCGCCGACCATGCCGAGGCGGTGGCCGCGTTCGTGGACAAACGCCCGCCCAACTTCAGGGGCAGGTAG
- a CDS encoding DNA-3-methyladenine glycosylase I has translation MNRELLGADGVARCSWGNSAPDYAAYHDEEWGVVLRGQRQLFERLSLEAFQSGLSWLTILRKRESFRSAFAGFDPERIASFTGDDVDRLLADASIVRNRAKIRATVTNARAVVALDVPLDELLWSFAPPSGTRRRPRSMAEVPATTPESKAMARELKKRGFAFVGPTTCYAMMQAVGMVDDHVEGCFRAAAR, from the coding sequence GTGAACCGCGAACTGCTCGGCGCCGACGGGGTGGCCCGCTGTTCATGGGGCAACTCGGCACCCGACTACGCCGCCTACCACGACGAGGAATGGGGAGTGGTGCTGCGTGGACAACGCCAGCTGTTCGAACGGCTCTCACTGGAGGCGTTCCAGTCCGGTCTTTCGTGGTTGACGATCCTGCGCAAGCGCGAGAGCTTCCGCAGCGCCTTCGCCGGGTTCGACCCCGAGCGCATCGCCTCCTTCACCGGCGACGACGTCGACCGACTGCTTGCGGATGCGTCCATCGTGCGCAACCGGGCGAAGATCAGGGCCACCGTCACCAACGCCAGAGCGGTGGTCGCCCTGGACGTCCCGCTCGACGAGCTGCTGTGGTCGTTCGCGCCGCCCTCCGGGACGCGGAGGCGGCCACGCTCGATGGCTGAGGTGCCTGCCACGACCCCGGAGTCGAAGGCGATGGCGCGGGAGTTGAAGAAGCGCGGCTTCGCCTTCGTCGGGCCCACCACGTGTTACGCGATGATGCAGGCCGTCGGCATGGTCGACGACCACGTCGAAGGCTGCTTCCGCGCCGCTGCCCGCTGA
- a CDS encoding SRPBCC family protein, protein MSDLVASVEVGAPAGTTWLALTDWNQQGRWMLGTEVRVVSGNGRSVGSRIEAFTGVAGIGVKDQMEITSWEPPVRCTMRHLGSVVRGTGSFHVQARGAQRSVFIWSEHLTPPFGIFGRLGWPVARPVFALGLRHSMRNFARFAESYVVGQ, encoded by the coding sequence ATGAGCGACCTCGTGGCCTCGGTGGAGGTCGGGGCGCCCGCGGGCACGACCTGGCTGGCGCTGACCGACTGGAACCAGCAGGGCCGCTGGATGCTGGGAACCGAGGTTCGCGTGGTGTCCGGTAACGGCCGCAGCGTCGGCTCCCGCATCGAGGCGTTCACGGGTGTGGCGGGCATCGGGGTGAAGGACCAGATGGAGATCACCAGCTGGGAGCCGCCGGTGCGCTGCACGATGCGGCACCTCGGGTCCGTCGTGCGCGGTACCGGTTCCTTTCATGTGCAGGCCAGGGGTGCACAGCGGTCGGTGTTCATCTGGTCGGAGCACCTGACGCCGCCGTTCGGCATCTTCGGCAGGCTCGGCTGGCCGGTGGCGCGACCGGTGTTCGCCCTCGGCCTGCGGCATTCGATGCGCAACTTCGCCCGCTTCGCCGAGTCCTACGTGGTGGGCCAGTGA
- a CDS encoding DivIVA domain-containing protein, whose protein sequence is MTTALIYLLVMLLVAAVVFLVAAVVFGRGEELAPLAPGSSPTRLPAQDITGDDIRSVKFQLVLRGYKMAEVDWVLNRLGVELDDLRAKVVELEAELAERTRGAAR, encoded by the coding sequence GTGACCACCGCGCTCATCTACCTGTTGGTGATGCTGCTAGTGGCGGCCGTGGTGTTCCTGGTCGCGGCCGTCGTGTTCGGCCGTGGCGAGGAGCTCGCCCCGCTGGCGCCTGGCAGTTCGCCGACGCGGCTACCCGCGCAGGACATCACCGGCGATGACATCAGGAGCGTGAAGTTCCAGCTCGTGCTGCGCGGCTACAAGATGGCCGAGGTCGACTGGGTGCTCAACCGGCTGGGCGTCGAACTCGACGACCTGCGAGCCAAAGTGGTCGAATTGGAGGCCGAGCTGGCCGAACGGACCCGAGGGGCCGCACGATGA
- a CDS encoding glucosyl-3-phosphoglycerate synthase encodes MNEQWFARRTWQSPTWKPEELLRAKGSRTVSVVLPALNEEATVGDVVASVRPLLGSLVDELVVIDSGSTDGTAVVAAQAGAKVVHREDVLQDWEPLPGKGEVLWRSLAATSGELIVFLDSDLVEPDPEFVPSLLGPLLCASGVELVKGFYRRPLRLETDEFGTGGGRVTELLARPLLAALRPSLSWLVQPLGGEYAATRRLLESVPFATGYGVEIGLLLDAEARYGLDALAQVNLGVRKHRNRSLLQLGVMARQILSTALDRCGVAERGAEELTQFVQVAGQWVADVKQVPVLDRPPMREVLATRT; translated from the coding sequence GTGAACGAGCAGTGGTTCGCGAGGCGCACCTGGCAGTCGCCGACGTGGAAGCCCGAGGAGCTGTTGCGCGCCAAGGGCTCGCGGACCGTGTCGGTCGTGCTGCCCGCGCTGAACGAGGAGGCGACCGTCGGCGACGTGGTGGCATCGGTGCGCCCGCTGCTGGGGTCGCTCGTCGACGAGCTGGTGGTGATCGACTCCGGGTCCACCGACGGCACCGCGGTCGTCGCGGCGCAAGCCGGTGCGAAGGTGGTCCACCGCGAGGACGTGCTGCAGGACTGGGAACCGCTGCCGGGTAAGGGCGAGGTGCTGTGGCGCTCGCTGGCCGCCACCTCGGGTGAACTGATCGTCTTTCTCGACTCCGACCTGGTCGAGCCCGATCCTGAGTTCGTGCCGTCGCTGCTGGGCCCGCTGCTGTGCGCGTCCGGTGTCGAGCTGGTCAAGGGCTTCTACCGCAGGCCGCTTCGGCTGGAGACCGACGAGTTCGGCACCGGCGGAGGCAGGGTCACCGAGCTGCTGGCCCGGCCGCTACTGGCCGCGCTGCGGCCGTCGCTTTCCTGGCTGGTGCAGCCGCTCGGCGGCGAGTACGCGGCGACGAGGCGGCTGCTGGAATCGGTCCCGTTCGCCACGGGCTACGGCGTGGAGATCGGGTTGCTGCTCGACGCCGAGGCCCGGTACGGACTCGACGCACTCGCACAGGTGAACCTCGGTGTGCGCAAGCACCGCAACCGCTCGTTGCTGCAACTGGGCGTGATGGCACGGCAGATCCTGAGCACCGCGCTCGACCGGTGCGGTGTCGCAGAACGGGGTGCCGAGGAACTGACCCAGTTCGTGCAGGTCGCGGGCCAGTGGGTGGCGGACGTCAAGCAGGTGCCCGTACTCGACCGGCCTCCGATGCGCGAGGTGCTGGCGACGCGCACGTGA
- a CDS encoding LOG family protein, with product MDRLCVFCGSSKGAEPGYADDAAALGGLLARRGIGVVYGGGQVGLMGVVADATLAAGGEVIGVIPKHLMREEIAHAGLTQLHVVEDMHERKAMMAALSDGFVALPGGAGTLEELFEVWTWAQLGLHAKPVGLLDVRGYYRELRGFIQHMVDEGFLNRASRELLTIETDAEALLDAFARHDARPVDKWAD from the coding sequence GTGGATCGGCTCTGTGTCTTCTGCGGGTCGTCGAAAGGTGCCGAGCCCGGCTACGCCGACGACGCCGCCGCGCTCGGCGGGCTGCTGGCACGGCGGGGCATCGGCGTCGTCTACGGCGGCGGCCAGGTGGGACTCATGGGGGTGGTCGCCGACGCCACACTCGCCGCGGGTGGCGAGGTGATCGGTGTGATTCCCAAGCACCTGATGCGGGAGGAGATCGCACACGCCGGGCTCACCCAGCTACACGTCGTGGAGGACATGCACGAGCGCAAGGCGATGATGGCGGCGCTTTCGGACGGCTTCGTGGCGCTGCCGGGCGGCGCCGGCACGCTTGAGGAGCTGTTCGAGGTGTGGACCTGGGCCCAGCTGGGGCTGCACGCCAAACCCGTCGGCCTGCTTGACGTGCGCGGCTACTACCGCGAGTTGCGCGGCTTCATCCAGCACATGGTCGACGAGGGGTTCCTGAACCGGGCCAGCCGGGAGCTGCTGACCATCGAAACCGACGCCGAGGCGCTGCTCGACGCCTTCGCCCGGCACGATGCCCGGCCGGTCGACAAGTGGGCGGACTGA
- a CDS encoding LOG family protein, whose translation MSEATRDVRGDNEHPPERHRGPVVLRRGRQAEDTTTDQRLLDSRGPSDWVHTDPWRVLRIQAEFVEGFGALAEVPRAVTVFGSARTPRDHPEYQLGRDIGGALANAGFAAITGGGPGSMEAVNRGASEAGGLSIGLGIELPFEQGLNPWVDLGVNFRYFFTRKTMFVKYAQAFICLPGGFGTLDELFEALTLVQTKKVTKFPVVLFGSAYWGGLYDWVRGTVLSEGKIGDRDAALLHVTDDIDDAVGVVLEAYKAWEDTH comes from the coding sequence GTGAGCGAGGCGACGCGCGATGTCCGAGGCGACAACGAACACCCACCCGAGCGCCACCGAGGGCCGGTCGTGCTGCGCAGGGGACGGCAGGCCGAGGACACCACCACCGACCAACGCCTGCTCGACTCGAGGGGCCCGAGCGACTGGGTGCACACCGACCCGTGGCGGGTGCTGCGGATACAGGCGGAGTTCGTAGAGGGGTTCGGCGCGCTGGCCGAGGTGCCGAGGGCGGTGACGGTGTTCGGTTCCGCACGCACGCCGCGCGACCACCCCGAGTACCAGTTGGGCCGCGACATCGGTGGCGCGCTCGCCAACGCTGGTTTCGCGGCCATCACCGGCGGCGGGCCCGGCTCGATGGAGGCGGTGAACCGGGGTGCGTCGGAAGCTGGCGGGCTGTCCATCGGTCTCGGGATCGAGCTGCCGTTCGAGCAGGGACTCAACCCGTGGGTCGATCTCGGCGTGAACTTCCGCTACTTCTTCACGCGCAAGACCATGTTCGTCAAGTACGCGCAGGCCTTCATCTGCCTGCCTGGCGGTTTCGGCACGCTGGACGAGCTGTTCGAGGCGCTCACGCTCGTGCAGACCAAGAAGGTGACGAAGTTCCCGGTGGTGCTGTTCGGGTCGGCCTACTGGGGCGGGCTCTACGACTGGGTGCGCGGAACGGTGCTGTCGGAAGGAAAGATCGGCGACCGGGACGCGGCTTTGCTGCACGTCACCGACGACATCGACGACGCGGTCGGCGTGGTGCTGGAGGCGTACAAGGCCTGGGAGGACACGCACTAG